The Equus przewalskii isolate Varuska chromosome 4, EquPr2, whole genome shotgun sequence region ttttaatggaaacacTTGAGAGGCACAATCTTCACCAAGTATTCCAAGTTAGCATCACCAAATATGGGACAAATTAACATCATGCACCTACTTACAGAATACACTGAGGAGGATACTTGTTTTTCCCACAGAAAGTGAATAATTTGAATCAATGAGGAACTTCATATAATCCCAATTTGATGAACTTTGCATTAAAGAAATACTCTatgttcttcaaaaatatcagtgtcataaaaggcaaagaaaggctTAGTATCTATTCTAGATGAAAGGAGACTGAATATAGATGGCATTAAATATAATAAGTAACATTGGATTGGGTCTTGGATGGGGGTACTGTAGATTAAAGAATCATGTCAGTATTAAATTGcttgattttgataattatattctGGTTAGGTTAGTGAGTGTCTTTGTTCTTAGAGAAAAAGTAAGGAATTTACAGGTAAATGGGCATTATGCATACAGTTGAATCTCAAATGGTTACAAAAGAagtaatacatatatacagagaaaaagagaatgataaggcaaatatgaaagaaacattaaaatttgttgaattgAGTGAATGTGTATGTGAGTTCTTGACATAATTCTTGACCCTTTTCTGgaagtttaaatttatttcatattaaaagttaaaaactgaaaagtaacCAGTGTGAGGGAGTAGGGGAAGCTTTCAAGTAGAGAAAGGGCAATAATCTTTCTCTGAActcatttagaaataaacaacttCACTTTTTGTTGATTGTCCAGCTCTGACTGTTTATCACGTTTCAGTCCTTGACAACTTGTCATTAGGGAATGGGGAGCAACCAGTCATGGGCCACAGAGTTCGTCTTGGTGGGATTCGAGCTCAGTGCAGACGTGGAAGTGCTCCTCTTCTGGATCTTCTCTCTGTTCTACATCTTCAGTCTGTTGGCAAATAGTGTGATATTGGGACTCATCTGTCTAGACATGAGTCtacacacccccatgtacttcttcctctcacACCTGTCCGTCACTGACATGTCCTATGCTTCCAGTAATGTGCCCAAGATGTTGGCAAATTTATTGAACCAGAACAGAACCATATCCTTTGTTCTTTGCATTATGCAGACATTTTTGTATTTGAGTTTTGCTCACACAGAGTGCCTGCTTTTGGTAGTGATGTCCTATGATAGGTTTGTGGCAATCTGCCACCCCCTCCACTACACTGTCGTCATGAACTGGAGAGTGTGCACAGTCCTGGCTGTCTCTTCCTGGTCATGTGGATTTATTCTGGCTCTGGTACATGCAATTCTCCTTCTCAGGTTGCCCTTCTGTGGGCCCCGGGAAGTGAACCAGCTCTTCTGTGAAATTATGTCTGTCCTCAAGCTGGCCTGTGCTGACACCTGGATCAACCAAGTGGTTATCATTGCTGATGGTGTGTTTATCTTAGTTGGGCCTCTCTGCTTAATGCTAGTTTCCTACATGCGCATTGTCTGGGCCATCCTAAAGATCCAGTCAAAGGAGGGCCGCAcaaaggccttctccacctgcctcTCCCATCTCTGTGTGGTCGGACTCTTCTTTGGCATCGCCATGGTGGTTTATATGGTCCCGAATTCCAATCAACGAGAAGAACGGGAGAAAATACTGTCCCTGTTTCACAGCCTCTTCAACCCCATGCTGAACCCcctcatctacagcctgaggaatgCTCAGGTGAAGGGCGCCTTGTATCGAGCACTGCAGAAGAAGAGGCCCACTTGAAGGGGAGACAGAATGTTGTTTGATCAgggatttccttttaaaatatgtgatttgctaatgcaaaaacttaaaatatatgatttgctGAAGCAAATACTCAGAAAAATTTCCCAATTAGAAGGTTTATATCAAAATGGTAATTGCCCAAATTCTAGCTTTGAAAATGGGGCCAAGATACAGAGAGAAGCACATTTTCCAAACTTTAGAAACCACATTAGGGGATGTGAGAACTAAATTATCAGAATATTTAGTCTTTCTTTTAGgaaattttgaattctctttcttttttaaagccagGAATATTAATgtatagagaaaaaattaaatgtaggaaaatgatataaatacatttcttttgctttgtctttAAACATCTTTGACTTCTCATCACCTCATGGTAGCTGGAAACAGTACAGTAAAATTAATACCATGAGAGAGAACTTCCAAATAGACTTGAAATTTCAACGCAGAAAATATTGCAGAGTTATGTGACTCTACCTCCCCAGTTGTGAGGCCAATGAAATGAGTTTAGAGAAACTCTAGATTACTTGGTGGAATAATTTAGGAGTAAAGGGAGAAAAGTTAGGGAAAACTTTAGTCTAATAAGAAACTAtgtaaaaaatcctaaaatatattaaagttttaGGATTAGGGTCAAAAGGAAATTCattagtaaatgtttaaatagtTCTAGAGGTAAGGGTTTTGAGCATTGCTCCAGCATTACCTTTATTTTGGGggttaaattaatttctaataaGGCAAGAGTTAATCCTGTTGAAGTTCTTAAAATTTTCCCCACcattttttttgtaatgtttgAATCAATGTTTGGGGTGGCACGAAGCAGCACGAGACAACTAGGACTATTATAGCCAACATCATTTCTCTTCCATGGTGGCAAAATTTCCTCTGGATTTATGAAACCAGATTGAAAAACTGTATTCATGATGAtagtgaagataaaataagtaAAGGCTGCTCTTTTTTAAGATTCAATATATATATTGGATACTAACCACCACAATAAGTCTTGTTACCATCCATCATTATACACAGACACAAAATTTTTCTTGTGACGAGAAATTTTGAGGTCTaatcttagcaactttcaaatatgcaatacggtattaactatagtcaccatgctgtatatacATCTCcatgattgatttattttataactgtcagtttgtaccttttgacccccttaacccatttttcccacccccaccatctgcctctggcaaccaccaattagTTCTTGGTATCTATGAGCCGTGTTTTTTTGGATTCCAcctgtaagtgagatcatgcggtatttgacttatttcacttaacccaCTGTCCtcaaggtcatccatgttgtcacaaatgggaagGTCTCCattttgatggctgaataatattcctttatatggtatatatatatatatatatatatgtgtgtgtgtgtgtgtgtgtgtgtacaacacatttatttaacaattcatccattgatggacccTTAGgttggttgcttccatgtcttaatcatcgtaaataatgttgcaatgaacatcgGGGTGCAGATGTATTTCTCAgtttgtgcttttgtttccttcagataaaaacccagaagtggaattgatgttatcatatggtagatctatattaattttttgaggaatctccatactgttttccctagtggctgcatcaatttgtATTCctactaacagtgcacaagggttcccttttctccacagtcttacaaacacttattatttcttgtcattttgataatggccatcctaacaggaagaggggatatctcattgtggttctgctttgcatttccctgatgattagtgatgatgtgCACACTTCATAATcctgttgaccatctgtgtatcttcttttgaaaaatggtcATTCGTATTATCTGCCCATTTTCcgatcagattgtttgttttgctgttgagttgtatgagttctttatatattttggatattaacccttatcagatatatgatttataaatattttctcccaattgtgccttttcattttgttgatggtttctctACCTGtgaaaaagctttttagttttatatgaaatgtatgaTGATGTTTATCATTCTCTACTTTTTGACAAGTCATGAAGACTTTATTTACCTTAAGTTAAAATTCTAGAATAAGTAAAAACTTAAACTAATTGACtttcatttaaaacatatatagtaCCCAAAGCATAAAATGTACAGTATTTGACACTGTGAATATAAATGTTGAAAAAGACAAGGAACCAAAAAGGTTAAGATATCTACAAGATCTTCTAGTTGATCATGTTTCAAACATCATCTCCTCAAAGACCAGCATATTTCAAAGATTCCCACTTGTCTTGACTAAGTGACTTTCAACCATTCCACTCCAGTTTATCTTTTTACCCAAATCactttacaaaataaacaaaaattaagaatgaaagcagaataggttttttttttttttctggtaatttgGTACATGAGCCGTTTTCAAATGCTTTGGTGGGAAATTTTCtgacataaaaatttttaaaattgatcaaaaagcaaaaagaaattcttcTTGTCAGTCTGTCCCTTTTTATCAGGAAGGAAAGTCTTTTCCAGAAGCATTCTCTCTTCTCAGAATTTTTCTTGTATTCTATTGGCCAAAAGTGGGCTAAATGGCCATCTCTAAATGAGTCACtgataaaaaggataaaattgagAGCTTCACTTAGATTAATCATGGTTTAATCCTCTCTGGCTCAGGATGAGGTCCACTTTCTGTTATAATTTTACTACCTAGTACCTGAAGAAATGAGTACTAGGTCAGTAAGGAAGGGGGTAAGGGCCAGAGGGCAGACAACTAGCAGTACCTGCTAAATGGCTTAAGATCTGAAGCAAGCCTTCTGAATCTTGAGAAGCAGGAAATTGAAGTGTGCTAATTATTCCATCCTCCAGTTTTAGGGATCCAATGGATACTCTTTACAGATAAGACATAATGTTTTTCAAAACCTAATGGCTACAATCtataaatataatggaaaattattcttATGTCAAGGAGATTGTATTAAGAATCTTATCTTATAGTTAAAAAAGGattctgaagaaaatgaatattttagttgCATAGTAGGTACTTTTCCTTCCGCTACGTTAAAAAAGcacatatacttaaaaatagcaTGAGGAGttgaacttatttttataaaaaatatttatccttatctgtttattcttcctttcatATATTTCTCTGAGAGCACAGAGATATGCGAGATTCCACTTACCGAATGTGTCGAAAATggttatatttttccaaattgtttaacttatttttatattgagaAACTATTCTttttacacaaaaaataaaagtcaaaatattttcctaaaatatcatgtgattacatttttattaaattattcatcTAGCTGTCCAGTAGTCTTGGATCGGTATATATTCATGGAGAAATCTTTGGGATATTGAGCTAATAATATTGACGGTATTTCAAAGTGCTGTGTTCTGGAACAAgtttagattttttctttgtacttttcagaATTGTTGTTTTTTGTACATATGGCACTAATGTCCTTTTACAACAAAAAATTCCATTGTTTTCCCTAAAAGTGGGTGGAGAGTGAGGATGGTAAAGATGGGTAGGAACTTTTAAGAAAGAGGTCATGGACTGTATCTCTCCTGTTTACCGCTAGACATGAGCAAAGGGAACACAAATTTGTCTCAATCTGCTGTGTCCTGTAGCATCTATAACCTGTATTGTGCCTGTCACATTAGTGGTCTATGGTAAACATTCCATTACTGAAGATCTGGGTGGTGAGCACCAACTCTTCAACCCCCAAGCAAAATGCAATGCAGTGCCCAATCAACAGGTGGGAATTGCTGGAGAAGTCGACTGCGCAAGGAAGAAAAGCACTGGCACTTGGAGTCCATTCATCCACCACATATCAGCGGTGGCAAggagtttgaaaagaaaacactttattaGGCCAATATATTCCTCACTTGACTTTCTAAGCAGGAAGTATGTATTAATTAAATGCTTACAGCTACAAGAAAGGTGGTGTTTACTGATTGCCTATTTTTCATTCTGCTTGGATTCTTTGTGCCCATTGCTATGGCCTTCTACACATGTCAATCCTCCTCAGCCACCTCAGATAATATATCCATCCCTCAGGAAATTTACATTCTCCTACTATTTGGACTAGTCATTTCCTAGCAATTCCATCTGGCTTTGTCCTGTGTTGGACTCCTTAGTTCATTAATCTCACGTCttattctttcttggtttactccctTGTTTTGATAGAGCGCATCCTTTATTATCTTCATATGGTTAAAAAGGCATACCATGACAGAAGTTATGGTGAAAAGAGACATCAACACTTCTAAGTTCTCATCATTGCTTatactattttatctttttcagggGCCCCATTGAAATTCTAAGTTCTAAGTGgacttataaataaaaataaaaaaggactcAAGGCCTGTGAAGGAGGAGTTATTGTCTTAGagatggcaaaatgttaaaatgatgtATAGGTGCAGCTGTAGGTATTTTATTGTGATCTGCAAACACTTTTATCTCTAAACTGACCTTCATTTTATAAAGGTCTGTCACTAATGATGGAGCCAAGTATGCTTTGCAATATTTATTCTtactaaatataaaatagtaatcattataaatatttgtaacacTCACAAGAAGACTTAGACTCTCTACAGTAAATGTTTTTGCTCTACCCATTTCAAAGATTTAAGGCAACAAAGTGGACACAATTCATGACACCTCTTGGTAAGCAAGCTAGGCTGTATTAAATGTCGTCATATtatcctcatcaaaagaaaagtGGTAATTATTTGTGTCTGAATGAACAGGAACTAAATTTTTAT contains the following coding sequences:
- the LOC103552550 gene encoding olfactory receptor 2A2-like; translation: MGSNQSWATEFVLVGFELSADVEVLLFWIFSLFYIFSLLANSVILGLICLDMSLHTPMYFFLSHLSVTDMSYASSNVPKMLANLLNQNRTISFVLCIMQTFLYLSFAHTECLLLVVMSYDRFVAICHPLHYTVVMNWRVCTVLAVSSWSCGFILALVHAILLLRLPFCGPREVNQLFCEIMSVLKLACADTWINQVVIIADGVFILVGPLCLMLVSYMRIVWAILKIQSKEGRTKAFSTCLSHLCVVGLFFGIAMVVYMVPNSNQREEREKILSLFHSLFNPMLNPLIYSLRNAQVKGALYRALQKKRPT